In Solenopsis invicta isolate M01_SB chromosome 1, UNIL_Sinv_3.0, whole genome shotgun sequence, one genomic interval encodes:
- the LOC105201146 gene encoding cell division control protein 45 homolog isoform X3: MIYTLVPVRGIQDMINAFDENCEEIKNVVMINCGGTLDLVELLRPDESVVFFILDSHRPYDLCNIYSESQIRILGKPDEDNEIPEYNDIFRDDSSDEEDASEEESGNENEGRQSKRRRLNEEDILRRSERRKWVENRATILFNYLQYSYYGKSSAIVVFEMAWNMSKDNLDMVWWAIVGSTEQSILSKVESRVAVLEEGSLQAHVSRLTHRQGVDVDNQQQQSILKITYDKDLQLALYRHWTVEASLKYSMSTAVSLRLWSIRGEQRLREVLAEMGLPLVQSRQLFRAMDLTFRQEFKQMVEKLAGKYNVSSIIGTSFTLQYGYRFKYCSSDMVYAMLALLDSTTKDRQPQRCFLDALDCLSRTKKDALESGIEKAKLMLHNIFKTAQSVLEAKQVKNFGSFLYLSVPDGNIDNYLFAHPHPLIMLAQFALKAYVNSSRNKRASEWPLVASATFNTEEGSCLLVGIPPVCEDQPRSLFGKAFEQAAKNKNCYNEADYFDSTIIRLKIEERPKFLDALAALLA; encoded by the exons ATGATATACACTCTTGTACCTGTCCGAGGTATTCAGGATATGATAAATGCCTTTGATGAAAATTGTGAAGAG ATAAAAAATGTTGTTATGATAAACTGTGGCGGTACTCTAGATTTAGTAGAATTACTTCGACCGGACGAATCCGTGGTATTTTTTATCCTTGATAGTCATAGACCTTATGATTTATGCAATATATATTCAGAAAGTCAAATACGTATCCTTGGTAAACCCGATGAAGACAATGAGATTCCAGAATATAATGATATATTCCGAGATGATAGT TCAGATGAAGAGGACGCAAGCGAGGAAGAATCAGGGAATGAAAACGAAGGTAGGCAAAGTAAAAGAAGAAGATTGAATGAAGAGGATATATTAAGGCGAAGCGAACGAAGAAAATGGGTTGAAAATAGGGCAACAATTCTTTTCAATTACTTACAGTACAGTTACTATGGCAAATCg AGCGCGATAGTAGTGTTTGAGATGGCTTGGAATATGTCAAAGGATAATTTAGACATGGTATGGTGGGCCATAGTCGGTTCCACGGAACAGTCTATCCTTAGCAAAGTAGAGTCACGAGTAGCCGTCCTTGAGGAAGGTTCTCTTCAGGCACATGTTTCAAGATTAACACATAGACAAGGTGTTGATGTTGACAATCAACAACAACAGAGTATTCTTAAAATTACTTATGATAAAGA TCTCCAATTAGCATTATATCGTCACTGGACTGTTGAAGCTAGCTTGAAATATTCAATGTCAACTGCAGTGTCGTTACGTTTGTGGTCCATTAGAGGGGAACAACGTTTGAGAGAAGTTTTAGCTGAAATGGGTTTACCTCTGGTGCAATCCAGACAATTATTTCGTGCAATGGATCTTACTTTTAGACAAGAATTTAAGCAAATGGTTGAAAAATTAGCTGGCAAATATAATGTCAGTAGCATCATTGGCACTAGTTTTACACTTCAATATGGTTATCGTTTTAAATATTGTTCGTCAGATATGGTATATGCTATGTTAGCTTTACTAGATTCTACG ACGAAAGACAGGCAACCACAACGTTGTTTTTTAGATGCGCTGGATTGTTTGTCACGTACAAAAAAGGATGCTTTAGAAAGTGGGATTGAAAAAGCGAAACTTATGCTTCATAATATCTTCAAAACTGCACAGAGTGTATTAGAAGCTAAACAAGTAAAGAATTTTGgttcttttttatatcttagTGTGCCGGATGGGaatatagataattatttatttgcacatcCTCATCCTCTGATTATGCTGGCTCAGTTTGCCCTCAAAGCATATGTAAATTCTTCGAGAAACAAACGCGCTTCTGAGTGGCCCCTTGTGGCCTCTGCAACATTTAATACAGAGGAAGGGTCATGCCTTCTTGTTGGTATACCACCAGTTTGCGAGGATCAACCCAGAAG
- the LOC105201146 gene encoding cell division control protein 45 homolog isoform X2 — protein sequence MFNYVRCLLLVNFDVDAICACRILQQLFKNDHMIYTLVPVRGIQDMINAFDENCEEIKNVVMINCGGTLDLVELLRPDESVVFFILDSHRPYDLCNIYSESQIRILGKPDEDNEIPEYNDIFRDDSSDEEDASEEESGNENEGRQSKRRRLNEEDILRRSERRKWVENRATILFNYLQYSYYGKSSAIVVFEMAWNMSKDNLDMVWWAIVGSTEQSILSKVESRVAVLEEGSLQAHVSRLTHRQGVDVDNQQQQSILKITYDKDLQLALYRHWTVEASLKYSMSTAVSLRLWSIRGEQRLREVLAEMGLPLVQSRQLFRAMDLTFRQEFKQMVEKLAGKYNVSSIIGTSFTLQYGYRFKYCSSDMVYAMLALLDSTTKDRQPQRCFLDALDCLSRTKKDALESGIEKAKLMLHNIFKTAQSVLEAKQVKNFGSFLYLSVPDGNIDNYLFAHPHPLIMLAQFALKAYVNSSRNKRASEWPLVASATFNTEEGSCLLVGIPPVCEDQPRSLFGKAFEQAAKNKNCYNEADYFDSTIIRLKIEERPKFLDALAALLA from the exons AGATGCTTACTTTTGGTGAACTTTGATGTTGATGCAATCTGTGCCTGTAGAATATTACAACAGCTTTTCAAAAATGATCATATGATATACACTCTTGTACCTGTCCGAGGTATTCAGGATATGATAAATGCCTTTGATGAAAATTGTGAAGAG ATAAAAAATGTTGTTATGATAAACTGTGGCGGTACTCTAGATTTAGTAGAATTACTTCGACCGGACGAATCCGTGGTATTTTTTATCCTTGATAGTCATAGACCTTATGATTTATGCAATATATATTCAGAAAGTCAAATACGTATCCTTGGTAAACCCGATGAAGACAATGAGATTCCAGAATATAATGATATATTCCGAGATGATAGT TCAGATGAAGAGGACGCAAGCGAGGAAGAATCAGGGAATGAAAACGAAGGTAGGCAAAGTAAAAGAAGAAGATTGAATGAAGAGGATATATTAAGGCGAAGCGAACGAAGAAAATGGGTTGAAAATAGGGCAACAATTCTTTTCAATTACTTACAGTACAGTTACTATGGCAAATCg AGCGCGATAGTAGTGTTTGAGATGGCTTGGAATATGTCAAAGGATAATTTAGACATGGTATGGTGGGCCATAGTCGGTTCCACGGAACAGTCTATCCTTAGCAAAGTAGAGTCACGAGTAGCCGTCCTTGAGGAAGGTTCTCTTCAGGCACATGTTTCAAGATTAACACATAGACAAGGTGTTGATGTTGACAATCAACAACAACAGAGTATTCTTAAAATTACTTATGATAAAGA TCTCCAATTAGCATTATATCGTCACTGGACTGTTGAAGCTAGCTTGAAATATTCAATGTCAACTGCAGTGTCGTTACGTTTGTGGTCCATTAGAGGGGAACAACGTTTGAGAGAAGTTTTAGCTGAAATGGGTTTACCTCTGGTGCAATCCAGACAATTATTTCGTGCAATGGATCTTACTTTTAGACAAGAATTTAAGCAAATGGTTGAAAAATTAGCTGGCAAATATAATGTCAGTAGCATCATTGGCACTAGTTTTACACTTCAATATGGTTATCGTTTTAAATATTGTTCGTCAGATATGGTATATGCTATGTTAGCTTTACTAGATTCTACG ACGAAAGACAGGCAACCACAACGTTGTTTTTTAGATGCGCTGGATTGTTTGTCACGTACAAAAAAGGATGCTTTAGAAAGTGGGATTGAAAAAGCGAAACTTATGCTTCATAATATCTTCAAAACTGCACAGAGTGTATTAGAAGCTAAACAAGTAAAGAATTTTGgttcttttttatatcttagTGTGCCGGATGGGaatatagataattatttatttgcacatcCTCATCCTCTGATTATGCTGGCTCAGTTTGCCCTCAAAGCATATGTAAATTCTTCGAGAAACAAACGCGCTTCTGAGTGGCCCCTTGTGGCCTCTGCAACATTTAATACAGAGGAAGGGTCATGCCTTCTTGTTGGTATACCACCAGTTTGCGAGGATCAACCCAGAAG